A window of the Leptospira brenneri genome harbors these coding sequences:
- a CDS encoding DegT/DnrJ/EryC1/StrS family aminotransferase yields the protein MSTETIQRPVRKEKDIEFFKPTLSREDLKGVLECLVEEHLSNGEIVERFEKTFCHTFKIKHAISSNSLTSAYHLALLALGVKAGDSVLLSSYAPISALDAIFLLQAKPVLVDLKRNSFHPCPEEFLRKKNESGARFALFDHSFGSLIRLSDYSIEGLEVLEDFTEAIGATSETISVGKQSKIALCGLSAENIITTGNGAMIITSEVSLSNSVKSYKSGSSAKRNFGEPKYDYNLVDYQAALGIEQLSKLGVILERKKKIASAYLQAVQNSRLETYFQNSNEDTFQRFPIVVSGQNYEEIQRYFKSIHIGTQRTVDEPLHRVLEENPLEFPNAERLYQRGHCIPIYPNLTKDNVQRIATAIRRIY from the coding sequence ATGAGCACCGAAACAATACAAAGACCCGTTCGAAAAGAAAAAGACATCGAATTTTTTAAGCCTACCCTTTCTCGCGAAGACCTCAAGGGTGTTTTGGAATGCCTAGTGGAAGAACACCTCTCCAATGGTGAAATTGTAGAGAGATTTGAAAAAACTTTTTGCCATACATTTAAAATCAAACATGCCATTTCTTCCAATTCCCTCACCTCTGCTTATCATTTAGCATTACTTGCATTAGGTGTTAAGGCGGGAGATTCCGTTTTACTTTCCAGTTATGCTCCTATTTCTGCTTTAGATGCCATTTTTCTTTTACAAGCAAAACCAGTGCTTGTGGATTTAAAACGAAATTCTTTCCATCCATGCCCTGAAGAATTCCTTCGCAAAAAAAATGAGTCGGGTGCTCGTTTCGCTCTTTTTGATCATAGTTTTGGATCTCTCATTCGTTTGAGTGATTATTCTATAGAAGGATTAGAAGTTTTAGAAGACTTTACAGAGGCCATCGGTGCTACCTCAGAAACGATCTCCGTTGGGAAACAATCGAAAATCGCTCTTTGTGGGTTAAGTGCTGAAAATATCATTACTACTGGAAATGGTGCGATGATCATCACTTCTGAAGTTTCTCTCTCTAATTCTGTAAAATCGTATAAATCAGGTTCTTCCGCAAAACGTAACTTTGGCGAACCAAAGTATGATTATAATTTAGTGGATTACCAAGCAGCTCTTGGAATCGAACAACTATCCAAACTTGGAGTGATCTTAGAACGTAAGAAAAAAATTGCTTCTGCCTATTTACAAGCCGTTCAAAATTCAAGATTGGAAACTTATTTTCAAAATTCGAACGAAGATACATTCCAAAGATTTCCTATTGTAGTCTCTGGACAAAACTACGAAGAGATCCAAAGATATTTTAAATCCATCCATATTGGAACTCAAAGAACTGTGGATGAACCTCTCCATCGAGTTTTGGAAGAAAATCCATTAGAGTTCCCGAATGCGGAACGTCTCTATCAAAGAGGACATTGTATTCCTATTTATCCAAACCTAACAAAAGATAATGTTCAACGGATTGCCACTGCCATCCGCCGAATCTATTGA
- the cutA gene encoding divalent-cation tolerance protein CutA, whose product MNEGWEYYTVYSTYATEDEAKKIAKQVVIERLAACANVIKGMESIYIWKETIEESMETVCLFKTTKEKLDHLMQRIKELHSYETPCIVVWPIVTADSDYLDWLRNSL is encoded by the coding sequence ATGAATGAAGGATGGGAATACTACACAGTTTATAGCACTTATGCAACAGAAGATGAGGCAAAGAAAATTGCCAAACAAGTTGTAATCGAAAGATTGGCTGCCTGTGCCAACGTCATCAAAGGGATGGAATCTATTTACATTTGGAAAGAAACAATAGAAGAGTCTATGGAAACTGTTTGTTTATTTAAAACCACAAAGGAGAAACTGGACCATTTAATGCAGAGAATCAAAGAATTACATTCTTATGAAACTCCCTGCATCGTTGTTTGGCCCATTGTAACTGCAGATTCTGACTATTTGGATTGGTTACGAAATTCTTTATAG
- a CDS encoding glutathione S-transferase N-terminal domain-containing protein, giving the protein MSSTLYTFPISHFSEKARWGLDLANYPYNLKPMVPGEHIQTLKPLVNDLYVPVLETENGIIQGSGNILDIIEEKAFGHKASPEEKLMEEKVDIQIGKSLQTFLYHFILDYPEIVGKLFLLEPAAPSDSVAAPEHFDLIALSLKRRYKITPKNLEAVKQALDEGSKELIAVYKNQKYFNGKSFGRVDLTFASLMGMLAAPEESPAYPWFTSVQMPEAFLTWRKELGFELLFDKIKEFYKEFRNQSK; this is encoded by the coding sequence ATGAGTTCAACCCTATACACCTTCCCCATCTCACATTTTTCTGAAAAAGCTAGATGGGGTCTGGATCTTGCAAATTATCCCTACAACCTAAAACCAATGGTTCCCGGTGAACACATCCAAACCCTAAAACCTCTCGTAAACGATTTGTATGTGCCAGTTTTGGAGACTGAAAATGGAATCATCCAGGGTTCCGGAAATATCTTAGATATCATTGAAGAAAAAGCTTTTGGCCACAAGGCTTCCCCTGAGGAAAAACTGATGGAAGAGAAAGTGGACATTCAGATTGGAAAAAGTTTACAGACTTTTTTGTATCACTTTATTCTAGATTACCCAGAGATTGTAGGTAAACTCTTTTTGTTGGAACCTGCCGCGCCATCAGATTCAGTAGCAGCCCCTGAACATTTTGATCTCATCGCTCTTTCACTCAAAAGAAGATACAAAATCACACCTAAAAACCTTGAGGCCGTAAAACAAGCACTAGATGAAGGCTCAAAGGAATTAATTGCCGTTTACAAAAATCAAAAATACTTTAATGGAAAATCTTTTGGAAGAGTTGATCTGACTTTCGCTAGTCTTATGGGAATGCTCGCCGCACCTGAGGAATCACCAGCTTATCCTTGGTTTACATCGGTTCAAATGCCAGAAGCGTTTCTCACCTGGAGAAAAGAATTAGGATTTGAACTCTTATTTGATAAAATCAAAGAGTTCTATAAAGAATTTCGTAACCAATCCAAATAG
- a CDS encoding M23 family metallopeptidase codes for MRFGIFLIFLFYPIGFLIAKEHSEFCSMDRLCVIYIQDKTGVDVYFQNKIAIEETNTTLSVNASYKNMKSSVKLPLVTVLSGPKRKKLFRLNVNKPNKRWVYQIKYKWILGDFSVTHNPKAIYDLPFEKGQKVRIYQGYKGTKSHQGDNRYSIDFGLKDGDLITAARDGIVVDTEEKNSEGGFEIKYIHSANYVKILHEDGTIGQYAHLRYMGVLVKRGQKVLSGTPIGYTGSTGFSDGPHLHFEVYKPTSGLRKKTIPTLFRTESSEAEIVSEGQLHWRRDPSEPLVKTDSDVDEIQICESVQTLERLGCNLTSFAKTGPIYFYIPLLKPSRYKIQISVRKIGTSIVKLYNWETNPEWWDTYLDVQLEESAEPLEGDWVATVSIDGVIQKELSFQLTSVK; via the coding sequence ATGAGATTTGGCATTTTCTTAATTTTTTTATTTTATCCAATTGGATTCTTAATTGCCAAAGAACATTCCGAGTTTTGTTCCATGGACAGGCTTTGTGTCATTTATATTCAAGATAAAACAGGGGTAGATGTATACTTTCAAAATAAAATTGCCATTGAAGAAACGAACACAACTTTATCAGTGAATGCTAGTTATAAAAATATGAAAAGCTCTGTGAAACTTCCATTGGTCACAGTGTTAAGCGGTCCTAAACGAAAAAAACTTTTCCGTTTAAATGTTAATAAACCCAATAAACGTTGGGTATACCAAATTAAATACAAATGGATTTTGGGGGATTTTTCGGTGACACACAACCCAAAGGCCATCTATGATTTACCCTTTGAAAAAGGTCAAAAGGTTCGTATTTACCAAGGTTATAAAGGAACAAAAAGTCATCAAGGTGACAACCGTTATTCAATTGATTTTGGTTTGAAAGATGGGGATTTGATTACTGCTGCTAGGGATGGGATTGTTGTTGATACAGAAGAAAAAAACAGCGAAGGTGGGTTTGAAATTAAATACATTCACTCAGCCAATTATGTAAAAATTCTACATGAGGATGGGACAATTGGTCAATATGCTCATCTTCGTTATATGGGTGTTCTTGTTAAACGAGGTCAAAAGGTCCTTTCCGGAACTCCTATCGGTTATACGGGAAGTACCGGATTCAGCGACGGCCCCCACCTACATTTTGAAGTTTACAAACCCACTTCCGGATTAAGAAAAAAAACAATCCCTACGTTGTTTCGTACGGAATCCTCTGAAGCAGAGATCGTTTCGGAAGGACAACTCCATTGGCGACGAGATCCAAGTGAACCCCTGGTCAAAACTGATTCAGACGTAGACGAAATTCAAATTTGTGAATCAGTTCAAACTTTGGAGAGGTTGGGGTGTAATCTTACCTCTTTTGCAAAAACAGGACCTATCTATTTTTATATCCCGCTTTTGAAGCCTTCTCGTTATAAGATACAAATTTCCGTTCGTAAAATTGGCACCTCTATTGTAAAATTGTATAATTGGGAGACAAATCCTGAATGGTGGGACACGTATTTAGATGTCCAACTTGAGGAATCTGCGGAACCGTTGGAGGGCGATTGGGTCGCAACAGTTTCGATTGATGGGGTCATCCAAAAAGAATTGTCATTCCAGTTAACGAGTGTAAAGTGA
- a CDS encoding M23 family metallopeptidase, translating to MIRLIFFVLYFFLSFAIYAESNVTEECNQEWICLIQTKDEDGITLSIRNYNTNPQVTNSVLLNATLVNFKTDISFPYYVVVKGPSPVYITKFVLDDKTKNAFHSFSFLFRPGDWDSVHDDSVSYLLPFARGIRTKVVQGYNGSVTHFGTFAHSIDFGLPVGTPVHAARKGYVTATESKYSEGGFRKELLSKANFIIIQHEDGTLGNYAHLMKNGVVVKVGDSVEAGQLIGYSGNTGYTQGPHLHFEVHKPNRQLDVTTIPTSFKTQYSERDTLKEYFMYWHPRPGIDPIKAEILEEDIQICKLSPKRERVECGKTAFQLGENFLVSLEFVRPGNQKIEVDISIEGKSFEPMKLDWVAEKNLAFEARYVSIPNNPKLVGRWKARVRVNGEEKKILFFDVKP from the coding sequence GTGATAAGGTTAATATTCTTTGTTTTATATTTTTTTCTCTCTTTTGCTATTTATGCGGAATCTAACGTTACCGAAGAATGTAATCAAGAATGGATTTGTTTGATTCAAACAAAGGACGAAGATGGTATTACCCTTTCTATTCGTAATTACAACACCAATCCTCAAGTCACAAATTCTGTTTTATTAAATGCAACATTAGTTAATTTTAAAACGGATATAAGTTTTCCATATTATGTAGTGGTAAAAGGTCCTTCTCCTGTTTATATTACTAAGTTTGTATTAGATGACAAAACCAAAAATGCATTTCATTCCTTTTCTTTTCTTTTTCGACCTGGTGATTGGGATAGTGTACATGATGATTCTGTGAGTTACCTTTTACCATTTGCTCGTGGGATTCGTACCAAAGTTGTCCAAGGCTATAATGGATCGGTGACTCATTTTGGTACTTTTGCTCACTCAATTGATTTTGGACTTCCTGTTGGAACCCCTGTTCATGCGGCTAGAAAAGGTTATGTCACGGCAACTGAATCCAAATATTCAGAAGGTGGGTTTCGAAAGGAATTATTGTCCAAGGCTAATTTTATCATCATCCAACATGAAGACGGGACTTTAGGAAATTATGCACACCTAATGAAAAATGGCGTTGTGGTAAAAGTTGGAGATAGCGTAGAGGCGGGACAGTTAATTGGATATTCAGGTAATACTGGTTATACGCAAGGGCCGCATCTTCATTTTGAGGTTCATAAACCAAATAGACAATTGGATGTGACAACGATTCCGACATCATTCAAAACCCAATATTCCGAACGAGATACCTTAAAAGAATATTTTATGTATTGGCATCCAAGACCAGGGATTGACCCGATCAAAGCTGAAATTTTAGAAGAAGACATCCAGATTTGTAAATTAAGTCCAAAACGGGAAAGGGTGGAATGTGGCAAAACCGCTTTCCAATTGGGAGAAAACTTTCTTGTCTCTCTTGAGTTTGTAAGACCGGGGAATCAAAAAATTGAGGTAGATATATCGATTGAAGGAAAGTCCTTTGAGCCAATGAAGTTGGACTGGGTTGCTGAGAAAAATTTGGCCTTTGAGGCCAGGTATGTTTCCATTCCCAATAACCCTAAATTAGTTGGGCGATGGAAGGCGCGAGTGCGGGTGAATGGAGAAGAAAAAAAGATTCTTTTTTTTGATGTAAAACCATAA